One Salmo trutta chromosome 12, fSalTru1.1, whole genome shotgun sequence genomic region harbors:
- the dchs1b gene encoding protocadherin-16, with protein MTITCEGGPRASGLCVCSGLWRPRSLLLLYTVLELVVVHSNLVLGALELQLDEEQPAGTIVGDISAGLPPGITASLYFISDHEGTGVGSDLNIDETSGIITTARRLDREQRDHYSFIAVTMTGVTVEVSVTVNDINDHAPAFPKPKALLKIPEQTAVGTRVSLEPASDADRDQLTTQGYVIKEGNVGQAFRLETKRAANKVLYLDLVVNVVLDREKRSSYSLVLEAFDGGSPRRTGLMTLEVSVTDINDHAPVFNQSRYHAIISESLPQGSNILQVFASDADEGDNGLVLYEINRRQSDPDRYFVMDTRSGVITLNRPLDYELKRVHELVVQARDNASHPEVTNAFVTIHVRDYNDNQPTMTIIFLSEDGSPRISEGAQPGQYVARISVTDPDYGEYANVNVSLEGGDGKFALTTKDSIIYLICVDQVLDREERDTYELRVMATDAGTPPLRAESSFTIQVTDVNDNPPLFDQQAYKQTIPEVVYPGSFVLQVTARDKDQGPNGDIRYSLLKDKKSHSDWFSIDPVTGIITTAMALDYESEPAPSVTVVATDNGRPPMSSTARVAVVLQDVNDNEPVFSSNFYNVTIKENTAAGTCFLEGENSL; from the exons ATGACGATAACGTGTGAAGGTGGGCCCAGGGCCagcggtctgtgtgtgtgttcaggcctATGGAGGCCACGGTCTCTCCTCCTGCTCTACACGGTCCTGGAGCTTGTTGTGGTCCACTCCAACCTGGTCCTGGGAGCTCTGGAGCTCCAGCTGGATGAGGAGCAGCCGGCAGGGACCATCGTAGGGGACATCAGTGCTGGGCTCCCCCCCGGCATCACCGCCTCGCTGTACTTCATCTCCGACCACGAGGGGACGGGGGTGGGAAGCGACCTCAACATCGACGAGACCTCCGGGATCATCACCACGGCACGCCGCCTCGACCGCGAGCAGAGGGACCACTACAGCTTCATCGCCGTCACCATGACCGGGGTCACAGTCGAGGTGTCCGTCACGGTCAACGACATCAACGATCACGCGCCGGCGTTCCCCAAGCCAAAGGCGTTGCTGAAGATCCCGGAGCAGACGGCGGTGGGAACACGGGTTTCCCTGGAGCCGGCGTCGGACGCGGACCGCGATCAGCTAACCACCCAAGGATATGTGATTAAGGAAGGCAATGTGGGGCAAGCCTTCAGGCTGGAGACCAAGAGAGCTGCTAACAAG GTGTTGTACCTGGACCTGGTGGTGAACGTTGTTCTGGACAGGGAGAAGAGGTCTTCGTACAGCCTGGTTCTGGAGGCTTTCGACGGGGGGAGTCCCAGACGCACCGGCCTGATGACCCTGGAGGTCTCCGTCACCGACATCAACGACCACGCCCCCGTCTTCAACCAGAGCAGATACCATGCTATCATCTCAGAGAGTTTACCACAGGGAAGCAACATACTGCAG GTGTTTGCGTCCGACGCTGACGAGGGAGACAACGGTCTGGTCCTGTACGAGATCAACCGTCGCCAGAGCGACCCTGACCGCTACTTCGTCATGGATACGAGGTCGGGGGTCATCACTCTGAACCGTCCGCTGGACTACGAGCTGAAGAGAGTCCACGAGCTGGTGGTACAGGCCAGAGACAACGCCAGCcaccctgag GTGACCAACGCCTTCGTCACCATCCACGTCCGAGACTACAACGACAACCAACCCACCATGACCATCATCTTCCTCAGCGAAGACGGCTCGCCGCGTATCTCCGAGGGCGCCCAGCCCGGACAGTACGTGGCGCGCATCTCGGTCACCGACCCCGACTACGGAGAATACGCTAACGTTAACGTTTCGctagagggaggagatgggaagTTCGCCCTGACCACCAAAGACAGTATTATCTATCTGATCTGTGTGGACCAGGTGTTGGACCGCGAGGAGAGGGACACGTACGAGCTGAGAGTGATGGCAACAGACGCAGGCACCCCTCCTCTCAGGGCTGAGTCGTCCTTTACTATCCAGGTCACTGATGTGAATGATAATCCACCACTCTTCGACCAGCAGGCTTACAAACAGACCATCCCAGAGGTCGTCTACCCAGGATCCTTTGTGCTCCAGGTGACGGCCCGGGACAAGGACCAGGGGCCCAATGGGGACATCCGATACAGCCTCCTCAAAGACAAAAAGAGCCACTCCGATTGGTTCTCCATCGACCCAGTGACGGGGATCATCACCACGGCGATGGCACTGGATTATGAGTCGGAGCCAGCGCCCAGCGTGACAGTGGTTGCCACGGACAACGGGCGGCCTCCTATGTCGTCGACGGCGAGGGTTGCCGTGGTGCTGCAGGATGTAAACGATAACGAGCCGGTGTTCTCTAGTAACTTCTACAACGTTACGATCAAGGAGAATACGGCAGCCGGGACCTGCTTCTTAGAG GGTGAGAACAGCTTGTGA